A single genomic interval of Cucumis sativus cultivar 9930 chromosome 7, Cucumber_9930_V3, whole genome shotgun sequence harbors:
- the LOC101207152 gene encoding indole-3-acetic acid-induced protein ARG2 produces the protein MARSFSNAKILSAVVSDGFSSLLSSRGYAAAAGSQGVASSAVKGGSVAAARSSNLLKKSGEEKVGTTEKVSWVPDPVTGYYRPENRSDEIDVAELRSILLKNKN, from the exons ATGGCTCGCTCTTTCTCCAACGCTAAGATCCTCTCCGCTGTTGTTTCTGATGGATTCTCCTCCCTTCTCAGCAG TCGTGGTTATGCGGCGGCAGCGGGTTCTCAAGGAGTTGCGTCCTCTGCGGTGAAAGGAGGAAGTGTTGCGGCGGCGAGGAGCAGTAATCTGTTGAAGAAATCTGGAGAAGAGAAGGTTGGAACAACTGAGAAGGTTTCTTGGGTGCCGGATCCTGTCACGGGGTATTACCGACCGGAGAATCGATCCGATGAGATCGATGTTGCCGAACTCCGATCGATTCTTCTTaagaacaaaaactaa
- the LOC101222381 gene encoding uncharacterized protein LOC101222381 — translation MSPTVGASPSMNNGKAPSVYDILREFNFPIGLLPEGIVGCKLDRTTGKLEAYLKRSCHFSPDEPYELKYKSTISGNISRNRLTNLKGVSVKFMFFWVNIVEVVRNGDDLEFSIGMATASFPVDNFSECPPGGCGVDCSDGKVRKIKAKSLVSSA, via the coding sequence ATGTCTCCCACCGTTGGTGCCTCGCCTTCCATGAACAACGGCAAAGCCCCATCGGTGTACGACATTCTCCGGGAATTCAACTTCCCAATAGGTCTTCTTCCCGAAGGCATTGTGGGTTGCAAGTTAGATCGAACTACTGGAAAGTTGGAGGCTTATTTGAAACGATCATGTCATTTCTCACCCGATGAGCCATATGAATTGAAATACAAATCCACTATTAGTGGAAACATTTCAAGGAACCGATTGACAAATCTAAAAGGGGTGAGTGTGAAGTTTATGTTCTTTTGGGTTAACATTGTGGAGGTGGTGAGAAATGGTGATGATCTAGAATTCTCGATCGGGATGGCTACGGCGTCGTTTCCTGTTGATAATTTCTCCGAGTGCCCACCGGGCGGGTGCGGAGTCGATTGCAGTGATGGAAAAGTCAGAAAAATTAAAGCTAAATCTCTTGTTTCATCAGCTTGA
- the LOC101206914 gene encoding uncharacterized protein LOC101206914 yields the protein MSFSKLMASLLLLASISLSTSLVSDPEALTAYDILQQYGFPVGILPIGATGYQLNRATGEFSLYLSQKCKFKIDSYELEYKSTLQGVISKGRIRKLKGVSVKIFLLWLSIVEVVNDGDDLQFSVGIASANFPLDSFYESPRCGCGFDCDNGAGSLVSAS from the coding sequence ATGAGTTTCTCTAAACTTATggcttctcttcttctccttgCTTCAATCTCATTATCAACCTCTCTCGTCTCCGATCCAGAAGCTCTTACCGCCTACGATATTCTCCAACAGTACGGTTTCCCCGTCGGCATTCTTCCTATAGGTGCTACCGGCTATCAATTGAACAGAGCCACCGGTGAATTCAGCCTCTACTTGAGTCAGAAATGCAAATTCAAAATCGATTCCTATGAATTGGAGTATAAATCTACCTTACAAGGCGTGATTTCCAAAGGCAGAATCAGGAAACTCAAAGGTGTTTCTGTTAAGATCTTCCTCTTGTGGCTCAGCATCGTCGAAGTCGTTAACGATGGTGACGACCTTCAATTTTCTGTTGGAATTGCTTCTGCAAATTTCCCGCTGGACAGTTTCTATGAGTCGCCGCGGTGTGGATGTGGATTTGATTGCGATAATGGCGCTGGGAGCTTGGTTTCGGCTTCTTGA